The segment CGAGCAGTTTCACGCCATAGGATTGATGAGGGCGTCGCGCGGATCGCCGGTCGGCGAGTGCCGATTCAACCTCGATCTGCTCGAGCCGGTAGGCGTGCTCCTTTTCCGCCAACTCGCCCTGCAGGCGCAGCATCTGCATTTCCTGCTTGTGGTCCAGCCACTGTTTGCCGAAGCCGAGCACGTCCGGCAGGAAAGGCGCGAGAAAACCCAATATGGCCAGCATTCGATCCCCCAATCGACATTCGCAGCCCCCACAACAGGCGGAAGGCGGCGCATATTCACGAACACGTTTAACGAATGAAAAGGCTGATTGTTTCTATCTCCGGCAGAGACTAATCGACCCAAAAGCGACCGTAAAGGGCGACGCGCAACCCGCCACACCCGACCCGGCCTGTCCGAAACATGTCCAAGTTAGGCATATTCCGACCGTGACAAAAGACGTACAAGTAGCGCCCTGCCCGCCGCCGTCCTCAACCCTTTCTCCCGTTGCTCATGTCCGTATCCGATCCCACACCGCCCGCCCCGCGCAGTGAACTCACCGGCGCGCGCGCCTTCCGGCACCGTGATTTCCGCTACTTCTGGGCCACACGCGTATCGGGCATTCTGGCGACGGAGATGCTGGTCACGACGGTCGGCTGGCAGGTCTACCGCCTGACATCCAGCGAGCTGAATCTGGGCCTGATCGGCTTCGCCCAGTTCGCCCCCTTCGCACTTCTGTTTCTGGTCTCGGGTGTGGCCGCCGACCGGTTGCCGCGCATGCGGATCATTTTCGCCTGCGTGGCGCTGCAGACCGTCTGTGCCGCGGCACTGCTGTGGGGCACATGGTCGGGCGCCATCGACTTCGGGGTGATTCTGGCGATTCTGGTCCTGTTCGGCGTGGCGCGCGCCTTCCAGGCCCCCGCGCAGATGGCGATCGTGCCCAACCTGGTCCCGAAAGAAGACCTCGCCAACGCCATCGCCTGGTCGGCGACCGGGTTCCAGATGGCGCGGATAATCGGCCCCACCATCTCGGGGCTGCTCATCGCATTCGGCGCCGCACGCGGGCAGGACGAGTTCTTCGTCTACGTACTCGCCGTCGGCGTGTTCGTGCTGGCGACGATGCTTGCCGGGATGGTGCGCAAGCCGGTGCAGATCGTCAGTTCGGCCCCGATCACCATCGGCAACATTCTCGGCGGGTTCAAATTCATCGCCTCGCGACAGGTGATCTTCGGGGCCATCGGTCTCGACCTGTTCGCCGTGCTGTTCGGCGGCGCCATCGCCCTGTTGCCGGTCTACGCCAAGGATATTCTCGACGTGGGCGCGGACGGGTTCGGGCTGCTGCGCTCTGCCTTCACCCTCGGCTCCTTCGTCGGCGCGCTCTACATGACCCAAAATCCGGTGACCCGGCGTGCCGGCGTGAAGCTCCTGTCTGCCGTGGGAGTATTCGGGATCGGCGTGATCGTGTTCGGCGTCTCGGAGATCTTCTGGCTTTCGGCGGCCGCGCTGATCGTCATGGGGCTGGCCGATTCCGTCAGCGTGTTCGTCCGGCAGAACCTGGTGCAGATCATCACGCCCGACGAGATGCGCGGCCGGGTGAGCGCGGTGACGGCGGTGTTCATCGGCGCATCCAATGAACTCGGCGAATTCGAATCCGGTGTGACGGCCCACTGGTGGGGCACCGTGCCCGCCGTCGTGGTCGGCGGCGCGGCCACGGTGACGGTTGCGGTCAGCTTCGCCTGGCTGTTCCCCAAGCTGCGCCAGGTGGACTCGCTCGAACCGGATGAGCTGATCGCAAAGTATCGCGACGCGCCGCCGCGCCGGGGGTAGCAGGCGGGATTGCTAGTCCTAATCAATCACCGCGATTGCGTTGACCTCAATGATGCAGCGCGGGTCGGTGGCGAGGCGCACGATCTGCACCGTCGTGGTGGCCGGCTTGGCATCCACAAAATATTCCGCCCAGACTTTGTTGAGGATGTCCTGGTCCTCCATGTCGGTCAGGAACCGGTCGGCGGTGACGATGTCGTCGAAGGTGGCACCCACCGCGTCGAGGCCCTTCTTCAGATTCTCCAGCACCGCGCGGGCCTGCCCGTCCATGTCGTCGGGCATGTCGGCGAACTCTTCGGGCACATGGGGATGGCTGTGATAGACCGGTGCCGCCGTCACACCCGCCAGATAAACAGTCGTCCCGCCCGCCACCTTGATCGCCGGCGCGTAAGGCATCCAGATGTCCGGCGCATCGGGCCAGTGACAATGTTCGATCTTCTTCGCCATGCTTTCCTCCCAGAATGTGAGACCGCCTGCCCCGTTCCGGTTTGCGGATGGAGCACCAATCACTAGGCTGCCATGCTACGCAACGGACCGCGTTTGTGGATAGCCGTTTCAGCCTGACGCTTTTTTGGAACTTCTCCGATGCTGCCCATCGACACACTTTATCGCGGCCGACAGATCAATCCCGACGGGGTCGCGCTCGAAGACGACACGACCCAACTCACTTATCGCGAGCTGGTCGCGCGGGTCGAGGCGCTCGCCGCCGCGCTGCAGGAGCGCCTGCCTGCGCCACAGGCCAGGGTCGGCGCGTGCGGATTCAACAATTTGCAGCATGTGATTGCGATCCTCGCGACCCATCTGGCCGGGCATATCTGGGTGGCCGTCAATCCGCGCTCGGGCAAGGCGGAGAACACCGCCCTGATGGACCTCGTCGCGCCGGACCTTATGATCGCCGATGACGCCGCGCGCGACGCGTTCGACATCGGCGATACGCCATTCGTCGTCGCCGGACCGGACGGCCGGTCCCATGCCGACGATACCGTCGACGGCCTGATCGAGGCGTATCGCGGCAAGCGGCCCGAACGTCATCTGCTGGACCCGAACACGGATTTGCAGGCGATCAAGTTCACCGGCGGTTCGACCGGCCTGCCCAAGGCCGTGATGCAGCCCTACCGCACGGGAACGACGTTGATCGGCACCGTTCTGTCGGTGTTTGGCGTGAACGCCAACGACATCCAGGTGGCGGCAGCCCCCGTGAGCCACGCGGCGTTCATCCTGATGCTGCCGATCTTCGCCGTGGGCGGGCGCAACATCGTACTGCCCTCGCCGGACCCGGACCGCATCCTGCATGCCTTCGAACATCGCGGCGTCAGCACGATCTTCATGCCGCCGACGATGATCTACAAGACGATGGCCGAGCCGAATATCGCGATGCGCAACTTCCCGAATTTGCGCCACCTGATCTACGGCGCCGCCCCCATGCCGCCGGAAAAGGTGCACGAAGCCCAGCAGGTGTTTCCACACGCGCTCGAGACCTTGTACGGCCAGACCGAGGCCTCCTCGGTCTGTACGACCATGACGGCGGCCGAACTGGAGATGGACGCGAACAACGGCTCGGTCGGGCGCGCGACACCTTTGATGCGGGTCGAGATCATGGACACCGAAGGCAACATCCTGCCGCCGGGCGAGACCGGCGAGGTCGTCGTGCGCGGCGGCCTGACAATGACCGGCTATTACAAGAACCCCGAGGCCACCGCGGCAGCGTTTCGCGATGGCTGGCTCTTGACCGGCGACGGCGGGCTGATCGATGAGCGCGGCTACCTGTTCCTGAAAGACCGTCTTCGCGACGTGATTATCTCGGGCGGCTTCAACGTCTACCCGACAGACGTCGAAGGGGCGCTGGTGCGCCATCCCGATGTCTATGAATGCGTCGTGTTCGGTGCCGCCGACGACCATTGGGGCGAGCGGGTCGAGGCGGCGGTGCAGTTGCGCGAGGGCGCGACGGCCGGCGCCGATGACATCATCGCCCACGCGAAGGACCAGCTCGGCTCGGTAAAGGCCCCCAAGGCCGTGCATCTGGTCGATGACCTGCCACGCAGCGCGGTGGGCAAGGTCCTGCGCCGCGAAATCAAGGAACGGTTTTCCACCCCTTCGAACTAATCCATATTTGGCGTCCGCGCCCGAGCATCGTAAGAAAGCAGCCATGCAAATCACCGACATCCGCGAGACCGCGATCCCCCTGAACTCGAACCTGCGCAATGCGGTGTTCGATTTCAGCCAAATGACCACATCGATTGTCGCCGTAATCACCGACGTGATCCGCGACGGCAAGCCCGTGGTCGGCTATGCCTTCAACTCCACCGGGCGCTATGCCTGCGGCGCACAGATGCGCGCGCGGTTTATCCCGCGCATTCTGGATTCGGACCCCGACAGCCTGATCGACGCGGCGCGCAACAATCTGGACCCGGAAGCGATTCTGGCGGCCATGATGCAAGGCGAGAAGCCGGGCGGACATTCCGACCGCTCGGTCGGCATCGGCACGATCGAGGTCGCGGTCTGGGATGCGATCGCGAAGATCGAGGAGAAACCCGCCTATCAATCGATCGCCGACCGCTACAACCCGGGCGGCGCGAAACCCGACATGTTCGTCTATGTGGGTGGCGGCTGGTATGCGCCGGACAAGGGCATTCCCGAGCTGCTCGACGAAATGCGCGGCTATCTCGACATGGGCTATACCCAACTCAAGATGAAGGTGGGCGGCGCTTCCGTCGCGGAAGACATGGAACGCCTCGAAGCCGTGCTGAAACTCGTCGGCGATGACGGCTGGAACCTGGCCGTGGATGCCAATTGCGGCCTCACGGACGATGGTGCGCGTGCTTACGCGAAGGCGCTGTCGCCCTACAAATTGCGCTGGTACGAGGAGCCGACGGATCCGCTCGACTTCGCGCTCATGGCCGAACTCGCCGACATCTACGAACCGCCGCTGGCAACCGGCGAGAATCTGTTCTCCCAGCAGGACATGCGCAACCTCGTCACGTTTGGCGGCATGCGCCAGAATCACGACGTCCTGCAGATCGATCCGCCGCAAAGCTATGGCGTGGTTGCCGTGGCGCGCACGGTCGAGATGCTGAACAAGTCCGGCTGGGCCGCGGGCAGCTCGGTCATGCCCCATGGCGGCAATCAGATGTCCCTGCACATCGCCGCCGGGCTGGGCATGCTGCTGTGCGAATCCTACCCCAACACCTTCGGGATGTTCTCCGGCTTCGCCGACGATGCGGAAATCATCGATGGCTATCTCAAGCTCGATCCGGACCGCCCGGGGATCGGTTTCGAGGCCCAGGCCGATCTTTACAAGGAAATGTCGGAGCTTTCGTCGGCCTAGAAACGACCCGGATTCGCCGAATCAAACACGGGGCGAGAGACCCCGGTACAATCTCAAGGGAGTGCCACGCCATGATGTTCGAATATTTCCCCGACAATTACCCTTGGTCGATGGCCGCCGTGATGGCGATCAATGCCGGCGCGGTGCTTTCGGAAGTTCACGAAGCGCTCGACCCGCTCAAACCGGTGGCCGCGGCGAATGATGATGACGCGAATGATGCGTGGCATGCCCGCTGGATGATGCTCGGCGAACGCAGCGAGCGGCTCGCCAACGAAGACGACGCGGCCGGACGGCGTCTCAGTGCCAGCGCCAAGTACAAACGCGCAGCGGTCTACTACATGACTGCAGAACGCATGTGTAAGTCCGAAGCGCCGATCCGAATCGAGACCTATGAACGCATGCTCGCGATGTTCCGCAAGGGTGTTGAGCGTGAACAGGGCCCGGCCGAGTGGGTCGAGGTACCGTACGCACATAATGGCGAAGACACGACGCTGCCGGCGCTGTTTTATCCGGCCGACGCCAACGCCGTGACCGGCGACGGACCGCCGCCCTGCATCATCCATTTCGACGGCCTCGATGTGATGAAGGAGTTTCTCTATCTGGCCGGCGTTGCGCGGGCCTATGCCGCGCGCGGCATCTCGACCCTGATGATCGACCATCCCGGCGTCGGCGAGGCGCTGCGCCTGCGCGGGCTGAAGCTGTTCCCCGAAACCGAAATCCCGGCCGGGGCGGCCATGGACTATCTCGAGGCGCGCGATGACGTGGATTCGGACCGGGTCGGCATGGCCGGCATCAGCCTGGGCGGCTACTACGTGCCGCGCGCGGCGGGCTTCGAACATCGCCTGAAATGCGCCATCGCCTGGGGCGGCATCAACGACTACGGCAAGATCACCCGCGGCCGCCTGGACGGCACTGGCACCAAATTGTCCGTGTCACACTGGGAAGAACATATGAACTGGGTGTTCGGCACGAACTCGGCCGAGGAAATCCTCGAGGTCGTCGACCGCATGAACCTGGAAGAGGCCGTCCCGAACATCCAATGCCCACTGCTGGTGGTGCATGGCGAGGGGGACCGCCAAATTCCGCTGGAAATGGCCCAGAAGACGATCCGCGAAGCGGTCAAGAGCCCGCGCGCGGAACTCAAGGTCTTCACGCCCGACGACGGCGGCATCGAACATTGCCAGGTCGACCACGGTGCACTGGCGGTCGAGTACATGGCCGACTGGGCCGCAGACGTGCTGGGTTCGGACAGGCGGTAATCCGGCGCATTTGACTCAATCAAACGCTTGATTGAATATCTTTCCTGATCGTCCGGTCAACGGACGGCAGGGAGGAACAGTGACAGCACTTCCACTGGAAGATGCTGGTGTCGCCCCGGAGCCTCGGGGCGAGGCCACGCGCCAACGGATACTCGACGCCGCCGAGCGTCTGTTTTCCGAACGTGGCATCAATGGCGTGTCCCTGCGGGCCATTACCGCGGCGGCCGGCGCCAACTCGGCTGCCGCCAACTATCACTTCGGTTCCAAGAAAGGCTTGCTGCACGCGGTGTTCGAGCGCCACGCGACAGGCATGGCCGCGGAACGCGCGACATTGCTCGCGGATTGCCGCACCGCACCGGGTCGCCCGCCGCTGGTCGAGCAGATCATTTCGGCATTTCTCGAACCGGGCATGCGCGGCGAACATGGCGGCACGACATTCGCGCTGCTGCGCGGGCGCATGCTGGCCGAGAACAGCGAGCAGACCCGCGAACTCTACGCACTCCACCTCAATGATTCGACCGGACGGTTCCTAGAGGCCCTCGGTGAAGCCATGCCCGCGTTGCCGGCGCATGATCTGCACTGGCGCTTCCACATGATGCTGGGCGCGATGGTCTACACCCTCGCGAATCCGGGTCGCATACAAATACTGACCGAGAATGCGTGTGATCCCTCGGACCCCGATCAGGCTCTCGACTACCTCGTCCCGATGCTCGCCCAAATGTTTTGCAGTCCACCGATCGCCCGTACGGCGAAGCCGGTGGAAATGCTGCGAACTGTCAAATCTTCCAAACGATAAGCCAGAAGGAAAAAAACGACGATGGCCAATCCCAATAGCGATATGCGCGTGACGCACGAAGTCCTCGCTGAATATGCCGAGAAGTACAAGAACTGGGGCAAATGGGGACCCGACGACGAGATCGGTACGCTCAATTACACCACGCAGGACGACGTTGTAGGCGCGGCCCAGCTGGTCAAGAAGGGCAAGGTCATGTCCATGGGCCTGAACTTCGACCAGTTCGGTCCGCAGGGCGCCAAGACCCCCTATCCCGCCATGGGGCGCTTCAACCCGATCCACATGATGACCCGCACGGGCACCGATGCCTGGGCAGGGACACTCGACAGCCGCGGCATCCGCGGTGCGGATGATCTCGTCATGATGCCGCTCCAGTGCGGCACCCAGTGGGATGGCCTCGGTCATGTCTTTTATTGGGACCATATGTGGAACGGCTACGAATGCCGTGAAGTCACATCCGCCGGTGCCCAGAAGGCGGGCATCGAGAAGACCAAGGACAAGATGACCGGTCGCGGCGTGTTTCTCGATATCCCCCGCGTCAAGGGCGTCGAATATCTGGAAGACGGTTATCCGATCACATGCGAGGATCTCGACGAAGCCTGTGAAGAACAGGGCGTAGAAGTGCGCAAGGGCGACTATGTGGTGCTGCGCACGGGCATGATGGAGCGCTGCCTGGAAGACGGCAGCTGGGACGGATATGCCGGCGGCGACGCCGCGGGCATGGCCTTCGAGACCCTCGACTGGATCTACAACAAGGAAATCGCCGGTTACGCGTCCGACACCTGGGGCAACGAAGTGCGCCCGTGCGAGACCGACGAAAACATCAATCAGCCCTGGCACTGGATCGCGATTCCGATCCTCGGCCTGACGATGGGCGAAATCTTCTACCTCAAGGACATCGCCGACGATTGTGCGGAGGATAAAGTCTACGAGTTCATGTTTGTCGCCCCCGCCCTGCCGATTACGGGTGCGGTCGGATCACCGGTGAATCCGCTGGCGATTAAATAACGGGACGCAACAGTAAATTTATCTGTCCCGAGTCCACCGTATCGGTAGGATGGTCTGCAATAACGGACCAAAAATACCGGTCACGGATGTTTGTGACGGTTGGCCTTGACCCGTTCCAGGGCCAACCGCAGAGTTAACCCAAGAACGGGGGAGCGCTCAACGTCTCTAGGGAGGATCAAATGCGCAAAACACTACTAGCAACCACCAGCCTGGCAATGGGCATGGTGTTGGCCATTGGATCGGCAGCAGCCGGCCCCTTCGGCAGCACCGTCGAAGAAGCCAAGGGAAACTCGCAGGTCGTCCTCGACTGGCTCGACGGCAAGCTCGACAATTACGGCAAGAATGACGTTTCGTATGACGGACCGGTTATCGAGTTCCGTTCGACGAGCCACATTCCCGCCGTTTCAAGTCTCGCCAAACTCCAGATCAAGGGTTTCAATCAGCTCGAGAGTATGTCGGGCGGCAAGATCAAGGTCTCGACCACATGGTCCCAGTCGGTCCACGGTGTGCGTGAAGGCCGCAAGGCGGTCCGCACCGGGCTGTCCGACCAGGCACCATGCTTCTCACTCTATACCGCGCGCGACTACAATGTGGTTGGCGGACTGGGACTGCCGTTCCTGTTCAACAACTCGCATGAAGCGGTGGCCACGGCCGAGCATCTCTATCCGAAGTATCTGAAGGAGGAGTTCGAGCGGTTCAAGGTCAAGATCATGCGCGAGGCCCATACCGGCCCGTACCATCTGTACAACAACAAGCCGGTCCGCACGCTCGAAGATGTCCAGGGCATGAAGGTTCGCGCCGGTGGCGGCACCCATGCCCAGATCATCGGGGCGCTGGGTGCAACCCAGGTGTCCATGCCGGGTGCTTCGGCCTACACGGCCGTTCAGCGCGGCACACTCGACGCGATCCACTTCAACGACGCCGCGGCACTGATCTTCAAGCTCCACGAAGTCACGAAGTTCCGTACCGAGAACGGCTTCAACGTGCTGACGATCGAGTACTGCATGTCCGGTGACTGGTTCGACGACCTGCCGGCCGACCTGCAGGTTGTCGTTAACAACTGGGGTCGCCAGATGGCGATCGCCGAGGCCGTCGGCTTCTATGACTATGGCGGACTGGTCAACGTCGCCAAAATGGAGTCGGAAGGCCTTGAGAGCCTCAACATGGGTGCAGCTGAACTCGACAAGTGGAAAGCCGCCGTCGCGGGTGTCGAGTCAGCCTGGGTTGCGGATGCCGAGAAGAAGGGCGTTCCGGCCAAGGCCATGATGGCTGATATTCGGGTAGGCGCGGCGAAATACGCCAAGATGTCTCCGAACGAAGTCATGCTCGACGCGATCAACAATCCCGTCCAGGGCATGTACGACATGAAGTAACGGAGGTTTCGTCCGGTCGGCGCACACGCCGGCCGGACACCTTCTGAAAGGCTCCAAAGATGGAAAAAGTCGAAAAAGCATTTCTGTTCATATCCAGAAACCTCGACAAGATCGGCGGGTTGATCGTTCTGCCCGCGATT is part of the Alphaproteobacteria bacterium genome and harbors:
- a CDS encoding enolase C-terminal domain-like protein, which translates into the protein MQITDIRETAIPLNSNLRNAVFDFSQMTTSIVAVITDVIRDGKPVVGYAFNSTGRYACGAQMRARFIPRILDSDPDSLIDAARNNLDPEAILAAMMQGEKPGGHSDRSVGIGTIEVAVWDAIAKIEEKPAYQSIADRYNPGGAKPDMFVYVGGGWYAPDKGIPELLDEMRGYLDMGYTQLKMKVGGASVAEDMERLEAVLKLVGDDGWNLAVDANCGLTDDGARAYAKALSPYKLRWYEEPTDPLDFALMAELADIYEPPLATGENLFSQQDMRNLVTFGGMRQNHDVLQIDPPQSYGVVAVARTVEMLNKSGWAAGSSVMPHGGNQMSLHIAAGLGMLLCESYPNTFGMFSGFADDAEIIDGYLKLDPDRPGIGFEAQADLYKEMSELSSA
- a CDS encoding cyclase family protein, with the protein product MRVTHEVLAEYAEKYKNWGKWGPDDEIGTLNYTTQDDVVGAAQLVKKGKVMSMGLNFDQFGPQGAKTPYPAMGRFNPIHMMTRTGTDAWAGTLDSRGIRGADDLVMMPLQCGTQWDGLGHVFYWDHMWNGYECREVTSAGAQKAGIEKTKDKMTGRGVFLDIPRVKGVEYLEDGYPITCEDLDEACEEQGVEVRKGDYVVLRTGMMERCLEDGSWDGYAGGDAAGMAFETLDWIYNKEIAGYASDTWGNEVRPCETDENINQPWHWIAIPILGLTMGEIFYLKDIADDCAEDKVYEFMFVAPALPITGAVGSPVNPLAIK
- the dctP gene encoding TRAP transporter substrate-binding protein DctP — its product is MRKTLLATTSLAMGMVLAIGSAAAGPFGSTVEEAKGNSQVVLDWLDGKLDNYGKNDVSYDGPVIEFRSTSHIPAVSSLAKLQIKGFNQLESMSGGKIKVSTTWSQSVHGVREGRKAVRTGLSDQAPCFSLYTARDYNVVGGLGLPFLFNNSHEAVATAEHLYPKYLKEEFERFKVKIMREAHTGPYHLYNNKPVRTLEDVQGMKVRAGGGTHAQIIGALGATQVSMPGASAYTAVQRGTLDAIHFNDAAALIFKLHEVTKFRTENGFNVLTIEYCMSGDWFDDLPADLQVVVNNWGRQMAIAEAVGFYDYGGLVNVAKMESEGLESLNMGAAELDKWKAAVAGVESAWVADAEKKGVPAKAMMADIRVGAAKYAKMSPNEVMLDAINNPVQGMYDMK
- a CDS encoding AMP-binding protein, with translation MLPIDTLYRGRQINPDGVALEDDTTQLTYRELVARVEALAAALQERLPAPQARVGACGFNNLQHVIAILATHLAGHIWVAVNPRSGKAENTALMDLVAPDLMIADDAARDAFDIGDTPFVVAGPDGRSHADDTVDGLIEAYRGKRPERHLLDPNTDLQAIKFTGGSTGLPKAVMQPYRTGTTLIGTVLSVFGVNANDIQVAAAPVSHAAFILMLPIFAVGGRNIVLPSPDPDRILHAFEHRGVSTIFMPPTMIYKTMAEPNIAMRNFPNLRHLIYGAAPMPPEKVHEAQQVFPHALETLYGQTEASSVCTTMTAAELEMDANNGSVGRATPLMRVEIMDTEGNILPPGETGEVVVRGGLTMTGYYKNPEATAAAFRDGWLLTGDGGLIDERGYLFLKDRLRDVIISGGFNVYPTDVEGALVRHPDVYECVVFGAADDHWGERVEAAVQLREGATAGADDIIAHAKDQLGSVKAPKAVHLVDDLPRSAVGKVLRREIKERFSTPSN
- a CDS encoding TetR/AcrR family transcriptional regulator — protein: MTALPLEDAGVAPEPRGEATRQRILDAAERLFSERGINGVSLRAITAAAGANSAAANYHFGSKKGLLHAVFERHATGMAAERATLLADCRTAPGRPPLVEQIISAFLEPGMRGEHGGTTFALLRGRMLAENSEQTRELYALHLNDSTGRFLEALGEAMPALPAHDLHWRFHMMLGAMVYTLANPGRIQILTENACDPSDPDQALDYLVPMLAQMFCSPPIARTAKPVEMLRTVKSSKR
- a CDS encoding RidA family protein: MAKKIEHCHWPDAPDIWMPYAPAIKVAGGTTVYLAGVTAAPVYHSHPHVPEEFADMPDDMDGQARAVLENLKKGLDAVGATFDDIVTADRFLTDMEDQDILNKVWAEYFVDAKPATTTVQIVRLATDPRCIIEVNAIAVID
- a CDS encoding MFS transporter, with the translated sequence MSVSDPTPPAPRSELTGARAFRHRDFRYFWATRVSGILATEMLVTTVGWQVYRLTSSELNLGLIGFAQFAPFALLFLVSGVAADRLPRMRIIFACVALQTVCAAALLWGTWSGAIDFGVILAILVLFGVARAFQAPAQMAIVPNLVPKEDLANAIAWSATGFQMARIIGPTISGLLIAFGAARGQDEFFVYVLAVGVFVLATMLAGMVRKPVQIVSSAPITIGNILGGFKFIASRQVIFGAIGLDLFAVLFGGAIALLPVYAKDILDVGADGFGLLRSAFTLGSFVGALYMTQNPVTRRAGVKLLSAVGVFGIGVIVFGVSEIFWLSAAALIVMGLADSVSVFVRQNLVQIITPDEMRGRVSAVTAVFIGASNELGEFESGVTAHWWGTVPAVVVGGAATVTVAVSFAWLFPKLRQVDSLEPDELIAKYRDAPPRRG
- a CDS encoding prolyl oligopeptidase family serine peptidase codes for the protein MMFEYFPDNYPWSMAAVMAINAGAVLSEVHEALDPLKPVAAANDDDANDAWHARWMMLGERSERLANEDDAAGRRLSASAKYKRAAVYYMTAERMCKSEAPIRIETYERMLAMFRKGVEREQGPAEWVEVPYAHNGEDTTLPALFYPADANAVTGDGPPPCIIHFDGLDVMKEFLYLAGVARAYAARGISTLMIDHPGVGEALRLRGLKLFPETEIPAGAAMDYLEARDDVDSDRVGMAGISLGGYYVPRAAGFEHRLKCAIAWGGINDYGKITRGRLDGTGTKLSVSHWEEHMNWVFGTNSAEEILEVVDRMNLEEAVPNIQCPLLVVHGEGDRQIPLEMAQKTIREAVKSPRAELKVFTPDDGGIEHCQVDHGALAVEYMADWAADVLGSDRR